A genomic window from Vitis riparia cultivar Riparia Gloire de Montpellier isolate 1030 chromosome 18, EGFV_Vit.rip_1.0, whole genome shotgun sequence includes:
- the LOC117906038 gene encoding auxin efflux carrier component 6: protein MISADDFYKVMCAMVPLYFAMLVAYGSVKWCKIFSPEQCSGINRFVAVFAVPVLSFHFISQNNPYEMDTKFIVADTLSKLLVLVLLSVWAILFKGGLDWLITLFSLATLPNTLVMGIPLLNAMYGDFTQSLMVQLVVLQCIIWYTLLLFLFEYRAATLLIKNQFPGSTAASISKFEIDGDVISLDGRDPVRTESEIDGNGRIRVRIRRSTSSAPDSALSSSMGITPRASNLSGAEIFSVNTPAPLHEYHNGNADIAFGNGDLGFGYRSASPRLSGYASSDAYSLQPTPRASNFNELDTTTITTTNTPFWVRSPVAGKVYRQQSPAFSGVRMVWESPGKCNGGGGERQGCKDVVGEREISFRDSSKFPVAEEEDPKATATGQDMPRTHVMLRLILTMVGRKLSRNPNTYSSVLGLLWSLISFKWNVGMPSLVKYSIKIISDAGLGMAMFSLGLFMALQPRIIACGTKRATMGMGIRFICGPILMSAASIAVGLRGVRLHAAIVQAALPQGIVPFVFAREYGLHPDILSTGVIFGMLVSLPVTLLYYILLGL, encoded by the exons atgatCAGTGCAGATGATTTCTACAAGGTCATGTGTGCAATGGTTCCATTGTATTTTGCAATGCTGGTTGCATATGGGTCAGTGAAATGGTGCAAGATATTCTCGCCGGAGCAGTGCTCCGGCATTAACCGGTTCGTTGCGGTATTTGCCGTTCCGGTTCTTTCCTTCCACTTCATATCTCAGAACAACCCATATGAGATGGATACCAAGTTTATAGTTGCAGACACTCTCTCTAAGTTGCTGGTTCTTGTGTTGCTGTCCGTGTGGGCTATCTTGTTTAAGGGAGGGTTGGACTGGCTCATCACTCTCTTCTCTCTCGCCACTTTGCCAAACACTCTGGTCATGGGCATCCCTTTGCTCAATGCCATGTATGGAGACTTCACTCAGAGCCTCATGGTGCAACTGGTTGTTCTTCAGTGCATTATctg GTACACTCTACTGCTCTTCCTGTTTGAATACAGAGCTGCCACTCTACTGATCAAGAACCAGTTCCCAGGCTCCACTGCCGCTTCCATATCGAAATTTGAGATAGACGGAGACGTCATATCGCTAGATGGCCGTGACCCAGTACGCACCGAATCTGAAATCGATGGCAATGGTCGTATCCGCGTGCGTATCAGACGGTCCACATCTTCCGCTCCGGACTCGGCCTTATCATCGTCCATGGGCATCACTCCCAGGGCGTCCAATCTCTCCGGAGCCGAAATTTTCTCCGTCAACACTCCCGCGCCGCTGCATGAGTACCACAACGGAAACGCCGATATTGCATTCGGAAATGGAGATTTGGGATTCGGGTATCGGTCGGCGAGTCCTCGACTATCCGGGTACGCCTCGTCCGACGCTTATTCGCTTCAACCGACGCCACGCGCCTCCAATTTCAATGAATTGGACACCACTACAATAACAACGACGAACACGCCATTCTGGGTGAGATCCCCGGTGGCCGGGAAGGTTTACCGGCAACAGTCGCCGGCGTTTTCAGGGGTGAGAATGGTGTGGGAGTCGCCGGGAAAGTGCAACGGTGGTGGGGGAGAGAGACAAGGGTGCAAAGATGTCGTCGGAG AAAGAGAGATTAGTTTCAGGGACAGCTCCAAATTTCCAGTGGCGGAGGAAGAAGACCCAAAAGCGACAGCGACCGGTCAAGATATGCCACGCACCCATGTGATGCTGCGGCTCATACTGACCATGGTCGGCCGGAAGCTCTCACGTAATCCCAATACCTACTCAAGTGTCCTAGGCCTTCTGTGGTCTCTAATCTCCTTCAA ATGGAATGTGGGGATGCCGAGTTTGGTGAagtattcaataaaaataatttcagatGCTGGTCTAGGGATGGCCATGTTCAGTTTAG GGCTGTTCATGGCTCTTCAGCCCCGGATAATTGCCTGTGGAACAAAGAGGGCAACCATGGGAATGGGGATCCGCTTCATTTGCGGGCCTATATTAATGTCAGCTGCGTCCATAGCTGTTGGACTAAGAGGAGTTCGACTTCACGCAGCCATAGTACAG GCAGCTCTTCCTCAAGGGATTGTACCATTTGTCTTCGCTAGAGAATACGGGTTGCATCCTGATATTCTGAGTACCGG GGTTATATTTGGCATGTTAGTGTCCTTACCAGTAACGCTCCTCTACTACATATTATTAGGCCTATGA
- the LOC117907242 gene encoding alcohol dehydrogenase-like has protein sequence MMKQNGILVHSTGARWPLPPFFHHKYHPQHLHYSTKRSLRVVKAAMSNTAGQVIKCKAAVSWEAGKPLVIEEVEVAPPQANEVRIKILFTSLCHTDVYFWEAKGQKPAFPRIFGHEAAGVVESVGEGVTDLKPGDTVLPVFTGECKECRHCKSEESNMCDLLRINTDRTVMLSDGKSRFIAKGKPIYHFLGTSTFSEYTVAHVGSVAKINPAAPLDKVCVLSCGISTGLGAAINVAKPKKGSSVAVFGLGAVGLAAAEGARISGASRIIGVDLNASRFEQAKKFGVTEFVNPKDHDKPVQEVIAEMTDGGVDRSIECTGSIAAMISAFECVHDGWGVAVLVGVPNRDDSFKTHPMNLLNERTLKGTFFGNFKPRTDLPRLVEKYVNKELDLQLEKFITHEVSFSDINKAFDYMLKGEGLRCIIRMGA, from the exons ATGATGAAACAAAATGGTATTCTTGTCCATTCGACTGGAGCGCGGTGGCCTCTTCCCCCTTTCTTCCACCATAAGTATCACCCACAGCATCTTCATTACTCCACGAAACGTTCTCTCAGAGTTGTTAAAGCAGCCATGTCTAATACAGCTGGTCAGGTCATTAAATGCAAGG CTGCGGTTTCATGGGAGGCAGGGAAGCCGCTGGTGATTGAAGAAGTGGAGGTGGCTCCACCACAGGCAAATGAAGTTCGTATAAAGATCCTTTTCACCTCTCTCTGCCACACTGATGTTTACTTCTGGGAGGCCAAG GGACAAAAACCAGCATTTCCTCGGATATTTGGCCATGAAGCTGCAGG AGTGGTTGAGAGCGTGGGTGAGGGCGTAACGGATCTCAAACCAGGAGACACTGTCCTCCCGGTGTTCACCGGAGAGTGCAAGGAGTGCCGGCACTGTAAATCAGAAGAGAGCAACATGTGTGACCTCCTTAGGATAAATACTGACAGGACTGTTATGCTGAGTGATGGCAAATCGAGGTTCATCGCTAAGGGAAAGCCCATCTACCATTTCCTTGGGACCTCCACTTTCAGCGAATACACCGTTGCCCATGTTGGCAGTGTGGCCAAAATCAATCCTGCTGCCCCACTTGACAAAGTTTGTGTTCTTAGTTGTGGAATATCTACAg GTCTGGGTGCTGCTATCAATGTTGCAAAACCCAAAAAGGGCTCATCTGTTGCAGTTTTTGGATTGGGGGCTGTAGGCCTTGCA GCTGCTGAAGGGGCTAGGATTTCTGGGGCATCAAGGATCATCGGTGTCGATTTGAACGCCAGTAGATTTGAACAAG CCAAGAAGTTTGGTGTGACCGAGTTCGTGAACCCCAAAGATCATGACAAACCTGTTCAAGAG GTGATTGCTGAGATGACCGATGGAGGAGTTGACCGGAGCATAGAGTGTACTGGAAGCATTGCCGCCATGATCTCTGCATTTGAATGTGTTCATGAT GGTTGGGGCGTTGCTGTTCTTGTTGGTGTGCCAAACAGAGACGATTCATTCAAAACTCACCCCATGAATCTACTGAATGAGAGGACTCTCAAGGGCACATTTTTTGGCAACTTCAAACCCCGCACCGATCTTCCCCGTCTCGTGGAGAAATACGTGAATAAG GAGCTGGACCTGCAACTGGAGAAATTCATCACCCATGAAGTCTCCTTCTCTGATATCAACAAAGCATTTGACTACATGCTGAAGGGGGAAGGCCTCCGGTGCATCATCCGCATGGGAGCCTAG